From a region of the Bacteroidota bacterium genome:
- a CDS encoding GDP-mannose 4,6-dehydratase, which produces MKTAIITGITGQDGAYLSKLLLAKGYKVIGLARSTNKEGLKGLAHLGILEQVTIIECDLIDITQIIKILNQYQPTEIYNLAAQSSVSQSFANPIATFKFNTISVFNLLEAIKITNSKIKFYQASSSEMYGRVPELPIRENTVFHPLSPYAISKASAHWICVNYRESYNMFICCGILFNHESYLRTESFFVKKIITQAIKISKGEQEQLNVGNIDIMRDFGYAPRYVEAMYLMMQKETSNDYHICSGSPVSLRDLIEYTFNKLHIPHSKIHIDTNLFRPAEIENIYGANDKAKTELGWDYNLSAYDMLDLLIEEETESIKHKV; this is translated from the coding sequence ATGAAGACAGCAATCATCACAGGGATTACGGGGCAAGATGGAGCCTACCTTAGCAAACTATTGCTGGCCAAGGGATACAAAGTAATTGGCCTAGCACGCAGTACCAATAAAGAAGGCCTGAAAGGACTGGCACATTTGGGTATTTTAGAACAAGTTACTATTATAGAATGCGATTTGATTGATATTACCCAAATCATTAAAATACTGAACCAATACCAACCAACAGAAATATATAATTTGGCTGCACAAAGCTCCGTTTCGCAGTCGTTTGCCAATCCTATTGCCACATTTAAATTTAATACCATTTCAGTTTTTAATTTATTGGAAGCAATTAAAATCACCAATTCAAAAATTAAATTCTATCAAGCATCAAGCAGCGAAATGTATGGCCGTGTGCCAGAGCTGCCCATCAGAGAAAATACAGTTTTCCATCCCTTGAGTCCTTATGCAATTTCAAAAGCATCGGCACATTGGATTTGTGTAAACTATCGTGAAAGTTATAATATGTTTATTTGCTGCGGTATTTTATTTAACCATGAATCCTATTTGCGTACCGAAAGTTTTTTTGTGAAGAAAATTATTACCCAAGCTATTAAAATTAGCAAAGGGGAACAAGAGCAATTAAATGTGGGAAATATAGATATTATGCGTGATTTTGGCTATGCCCCACGCTATGTAGAAGCGATGTATTTGATGATGCAAAAAGAAACATCTAACGACTATCATATATGCTCGGGAAGCCCCGTATCGCTGAGGGATCTGATAGAGTACACATTTAACAAACTACATATTCCACATTCTAAAATACATATAGATACTAACCTATTCCGGCCTGCCGAAATAGAAAATATATATGGAGCTAATGATAAAGCAAAAACCGAATTAGGTTGGGATTATAATCTTTCTGCTTATGATATGTTGGATTTATTGATTGAGGAGGAAACAGAAAGTATAAAGCATAAAGTATAA
- a CDS encoding glycosyltransferase family 1 protein → MHLLFNHEIFFNQKFGGISRMQAELIKGLPDYRDITVEECVWYNLNYHYYRNRVKFFDNLVFKFDKMAKGRLLDPLKILNQMDLNRRLRKGNFDYYIPTYYSTDFLKHIGNKPFILTVYDMIHEIYPEHFPRDKTTIPNKKELLLKAKRIVAISHSTKNDILKFYPQIQPDTIDVVYLSHSMDRTKDDKVSGLPEKYILFVGNRKHYKNFKLLVDAAKDILNKDSSLHMVCTGDAFTPQEQQMFAEYNITNQMHYVRPTDKELYCLYNKSQVFVFPSSYEGFGVPVVEAMYSGTPVILTNRSSFPEVAGDAGIYFEDGDIQTLTSQLQKVLYNTDFRNQMIEAGYKQADKFSWHNTVKDFYHTVKTLSS, encoded by the coding sequence ATGCATTTACTCTTTAACCACGAAATATTCTTCAACCAAAAATTTGGCGGTATCTCTCGCATGCAAGCTGAGCTAATTAAAGGATTGCCCGATTATAGGGATATTACGGTAGAAGAGTGTGTATGGTATAATTTGAATTACCATTATTATAGAAACAGAGTCAAATTTTTCGATAATCTTGTTTTTAAATTTGACAAGATGGCCAAAGGTCGTTTGCTCGACCCACTCAAAATCCTAAACCAAATGGATTTGAACCGCCGACTTCGCAAAGGAAATTTCGATTATTATATACCCACTTATTATAGTACTGATTTCTTAAAACATATAGGAAACAAACCTTTTATTTTAACGGTATATGATATGATACACGAAATTTATCCTGAGCATTTTCCCAGAGACAAAACTACAATTCCCAATAAGAAAGAATTATTATTAAAAGCAAAAAGGATTGTTGCAATATCGCACAGTACCAAAAATGATATATTAAAATTCTATCCGCAAATTCAACCCGACACCATTGATGTCGTTTATTTGAGCCATTCGATGGATAGGACTAAAGATGACAAAGTAAGCGGTTTGCCCGAGAAATATATATTGTTTGTGGGCAATAGAAAACATTATAAGAATTTTAAATTATTAGTGGATGCTGCTAAAGATATTTTGAATAAAGATAGTTCATTACACATGGTTTGTACCGGTGATGCATTTACGCCACAAGAGCAACAAATGTTTGCAGAATATAATATCACCAATCAAATGCATTATGTGAGACCGACAGATAAAGAACTATATTGTTTATATAATAAATCACAGGTTTTTGTTTTTCCCTCATCATACGAAGGCTTCGGTGTACCAGTGGTTGAAGCCATGTATAGTGGCACTCCGGTTATATTAACAAATCGTTCTTCATTTCCTGAAGTAGCAGGTGATGCGGGGATATATTTTGAAGATGGAGATATACAAACACTCACTTCACAATTACAAAAAGTATTATATAATACTGATTTCAGAAACCAAATGATAGAAGCTGGATATAAACAAGCAGATAAATTTAGTTGGCATAATACGGTGAAAGATTTCTATCATACTGTTAAAACCCTATCATCATGA
- the purD gene encoding phosphoribosylamine--glycine ligase: MNILILGGGGREHAFAWKLKQSPLCEKLYISPGNAGTTTLAENIILNGFEEIGNFCIKNNIELVIVGPEEPLVNGIVDYFYSTDSLENIPIVGPTKAGALLEGSKEFSKGFMEQYHIPTAKAFKANKDNKAEAIVYIKAMNLPIVVKADGLAAGKGVIICSTYEEAEAELLEMLDNDKFGQAGSKVLLEEFLEGIELSVFVLTDGKHYHILPTAKDYKRIGDGDTGPNTGGMGAVSPVSFADAAFMQKVEELVVKPSINGLQKEDIDYKGFLFVGIMNVKGNPFVIEYNCRMGDPETEVVLPRLENDLVELMLATHHQKLDEHTIIERPGFCTTVVLTSGGYPGNYEKGKEISGLQKVLDAIPFHAGTTTHNGGTVTSGGRVLAVSAFGDTLPEALEKSYKAAANIDFEGKYYRKDIGQDLM, from the coding sequence ATGAATATATTAATACTGGGAGGAGGAGGACGTGAACATGCCTTTGCATGGAAACTAAAACAAAGTCCACTGTGCGAAAAGTTATATATAAGTCCGGGAAATGCAGGTACTACTACATTAGCTGAAAATATTATATTAAACGGCTTTGAAGAAATTGGAAATTTTTGTATAAAAAACAATATAGAATTAGTAATAGTTGGTCCCGAAGAACCTTTGGTGAATGGAATTGTAGATTATTTCTATAGTACCGATTCTTTAGAAAATATCCCGATTGTTGGCCCTACAAAAGCAGGAGCATTATTGGAAGGGAGCAAAGAATTTTCAAAGGGTTTTATGGAGCAATATCATATACCCACTGCAAAAGCTTTCAAAGCAAATAAAGATAATAAAGCCGAAGCAATTGTATATATAAAAGCAATGAACTTACCCATTGTGGTAAAGGCTGACGGATTGGCTGCAGGCAAAGGCGTTATAATATGTAGCACTTATGAAGAAGCAGAAGCAGAATTATTAGAAATGCTAGATAATGATAAATTCGGACAAGCAGGAAGCAAAGTTTTATTGGAAGAATTTTTGGAGGGAATCGAGCTCTCAGTTTTTGTACTGACTGATGGAAAACACTATCATATATTGCCTACCGCCAAAGATTATAAACGCATAGGCGATGGTGATACAGGACCTAATACTGGCGGGATGGGAGCGGTGTCTCCCGTTTCTTTTGCCGATGCTGCATTTATGCAAAAAGTAGAAGAACTCGTTGTAAAACCAAGTATTAATGGTTTGCAAAAAGAAGATATAGATTATAAAGGTTTCTTGTTTGTAGGTATTATGAATGTAAAGGGAAATCCATTTGTAATAGAATATAATTGTCGTATGGGTGACCCAGAAACAGAGGTGGTTTTACCTCGATTGGAAAATGATTTGGTGGAATTGATGTTAGCTACCCACCATCAAAAATTGGACGAGCATACAATAATAGAGCGTCCCGGTTTTTGTACAACAGTTGTTTTAACAAGTGGAGGTTATCCAGGAAACTATGAAAAAGGAAAAGAAATAAGCGGTTTGCAAAAGGTGTTGGATGCGATTCCCTTTCATGCAGGCACCACAACTCACAATGGTGGTACTGTTACCTCAGGTGGGCGTGTGCTGGCAGTCTCTGCATTTGGAGATACTCTGCCCGAAGCCTTAGAGAAATCTTACAAAGCTGCTGCTAATATTGATTTTGAGGGGAAGTATTATAGAAAAGATATTGGACAGGATTTGATGTAG
- a CDS encoding aspartate-semialdehyde dehydrogenase — protein MYKVAVVGATGLVGSKVLQVLEERNFPIDKLIPVASAKSVGNIVTYQGNDYPIISMEDAVAAHPDIAIFSAGGSVSKEWAPKFADIGCYVVDNSSAWRMEEGIPLVVPEVNPNDIEKDKYIIANPNCSTIQMVVALKPLHDAFKIKRIVVSTYQSVTGTGVKAVEQMENERKGEIGLMAYPHKIDRNVLPHIDVFMDNGYTKEEMKMVNETKKIMGDDSIQVTATTVRVPVTGGHSEAINIEFEQPYDIEQIYELLNNAPGIIVQDKPQENIYPMPLISHDKDEVFVGRIRRDDTIANGLNMWVVSDNLRKGAATNAVQIAEVLVAKGWLEK, from the coding sequence ATGTATAAAGTAGCTGTAGTTGGTGCCACAGGACTGGTGGGAAGCAAAGTGTTGCAGGTATTGGAAGAGCGTAACTTTCCAATAGATAAATTAATACCCGTTGCTTCTGCCAAGTCTGTAGGGAATATCGTAACCTATCAAGGCAACGATTATCCTATCATTAGTATGGAGGATGCAGTTGCTGCTCATCCTGATATTGCCATCTTCTCAGCAGGTGGATCGGTGTCGAAAGAATGGGCTCCCAAGTTTGCTGATATAGGATGTTATGTGGTTGATAATTCTTCTGCGTGGCGTATGGAAGAAGGAATACCTTTGGTAGTGCCCGAAGTGAATCCAAATGATATAGAAAAAGATAAATATATAATAGCCAACCCCAATTGCTCAACCATACAAATGGTGGTAGCGTTAAAACCTTTGCACGATGCTTTTAAAATAAAACGAATCGTGGTAAGTACCTATCAATCTGTTACAGGAACGGGCGTGAAGGCTGTGGAGCAAATGGAAAATGAACGCAAGGGAGAGATAGGCCTTATGGCATATCCGCACAAAATTGACCGAAATGTTTTGCCGCATATCGATGTATTTATGGATAATGGTTACACCAAAGAAGAAATGAAAATGGTGAACGAAACCAAAAAAATTATGGGTGATGATAGTATCCAAGTAACCGCTACCACCGTGCGTGTACCCGTAACTGGCGGCCATAGCGAAGCAATTAATATAGAATTTGAACAACCTTATGACATTGAACAAATATATGAATTGCTTAATAATGCTCCCGGTATTATAGTACAAGATAAACCACAAGAAAATATATATCCGATGCCTTTAATCAGTCACGATAAAGACGAAGTATTTGTGGGCCGTATACGCCGTGATGACACGATTGCCAATGGTTTGAACATGTGGGTAGTGAGTGATAATTTACGCAAAGGTGCTGCTACTAATGCGGTGCAAATAGCAGAAGTTTTAGTTGCCAAAGGTTGGTTAGAAAAATAA
- a CDS encoding WG repeat-containing protein: protein MKNKTQILTIILFFAITFAEAQMPELIPYCKGNLWGYCDSAGLIKIQVQYDYAELFQDNSYRILSNKNNKSAYFNTAIVSLPDIDRYDIISFTGKLIEKT from the coding sequence ATGAAAAACAAAACACAAATATTAACTATAATACTATTTTTTGCCATAACTTTTGCTGAAGCACAAATGCCTGAGTTAATACCTTATTGTAAAGGAAATCTATGGGGTTACTGCGATTCAGCAGGATTGATAAAGATACAGGTACAATATGATTATGCGGAGTTATTCCAAGACAATTCTTACAGAATCCTATCAAACAAGAATAATAAATCAGCATATTTTAACACTGCCATAGTAAGTTTGCCTGATATAGATAGATATGATATAATTAGTTTTACTGGAAAACTTATAGAAAAAACATAG
- a CDS encoding dehydrogenase E1 component subunit alpha/beta: MQFNKKMYDNELLLQLYRNLLKPRIIEEKMLILLRQGKVSKWFSGIGQEAISVGATYALQPDEYILPLHRNLGVFTTRRIPLTKLFAQWQGKYEGFTKGRDRSFHFGTQEYHIIGMISHLGAMLGVADGIALAHKLKEEKKISIVFSGDGGASEGDFHEAINVATVWELPVIFLIENNGYGLSTPQNEQFHHKYFTDKGVGYGMETQRVDGNNILDVYDTIRNLAVSMRNRPRPVLVECMTFRMRGHEEASGTKYVPQNLIDEWAVKDPLSNYENYLIDQNILTTNIIEQYRSEIKNEMEIALEEVFAMPEVTSSIEHELADIYAHTVADTSTDITHLPSDTAKTPKRLVDAISDGLRQSMEKHENLIIMGQDVAEYGGVFKVTQGFVEQFGKGRVRNTPLCESAILGAAYGLSIKGMKAVVEMQFADFVSCGFNQIVNNFAKSHYRWGQNAEIVVRMPTGAGVGAGPFHSQSTEAWFFHVPGLKIIYPSSPIEAKGLLAAAINDPNPVMFFEHKHLYRLPELEENVPDEYYTLPIGKARTVRDGNDVTIICYGAAVHWAKQSVEKLGIDAEIIDLRTLMPWDQEAVEAAVLKTGKCIIYHEDTFTGGIGAEIAAHVSQICFEHLDAPVIRVGSLDSPVPLAKHLEEQFLPQQRFEVALKKLMEY; this comes from the coding sequence ATGCAATTCAATAAAAAAATGTACGATAATGAGCTGTTGTTGCAACTATACCGCAACCTGCTCAAGCCAAGGATAATAGAGGAGAAGATGCTTATTCTGCTTCGGCAAGGAAAGGTAAGCAAATGGTTTTCGGGCATTGGGCAAGAAGCCATTTCTGTGGGTGCAACATACGCCTTGCAGCCCGATGAATATATATTACCACTACACCGCAACCTCGGTGTTTTCACCACCCGTCGAATTCCTTTAACAAAACTCTTTGCACAATGGCAAGGCAAGTACGAAGGATTTACCAAAGGCCGTGACCGTTCATTCCATTTCGGTACACAAGAGTATCATATTATAGGAATGATATCGCACCTTGGTGCTATGCTTGGCGTGGCCGATGGAATTGCACTCGCTCACAAACTGAAAGAAGAAAAGAAAATATCCATAGTTTTTAGTGGCGATGGTGGTGCCAGCGAAGGCGATTTTCATGAAGCGATAAATGTAGCAACGGTGTGGGAATTGCCTGTTATATTTTTGATTGAGAACAATGGTTATGGATTATCGACCCCACAAAATGAACAATTCCATCATAAATATTTTACGGATAAAGGTGTAGGTTATGGAATGGAAACACAGCGGGTAGATGGCAATAATATATTGGATGTATATGATACTATTCGCAACCTTGCCGTATCGATGCGTAACCGCCCCAGGCCTGTATTGGTGGAATGTATGACATTTAGAATGCGTGGCCACGAAGAAGCTAGTGGAACCAAATATGTACCGCAAAATTTGATTGATGAATGGGCCGTAAAAGATCCTTTGAGTAATTATGAAAATTATTTGATCGATCAAAATATTCTCACTACAAATATTATAGAACAATATCGCAGTGAAATAAAAAATGAAATGGAGATTGCTTTAGAAGAAGTATTTGCTATGCCCGAAGTTACCAGTAGTATAGAACATGAACTTGCAGATATATATGCTCATACTGTAGCAGACACTTCAACAGATATTACACATTTACCTAGTGATACAGCCAAAACTCCAAAACGCTTGGTAGACGCCATTTCTGATGGGTTACGCCAAAGTATGGAGAAGCACGAAAACCTGATTATTATGGGTCAGGATGTGGCAGAATATGGTGGTGTTTTTAAAGTAACGCAAGGATTTGTAGAGCAGTTTGGCAAGGGCAGAGTTCGCAATACACCACTGTGTGAAAGTGCAATTTTAGGTGCTGCATACGGATTGAGTATTAAAGGAATGAAAGCTGTGGTTGAAATGCAATTTGCTGATTTTGTGAGTTGTGGTTTCAATCAGATTGTAAATAATTTTGCCAAAAGTCATTACCGTTGGGGGCAAAACGCAGAAATTGTAGTTCGCATGCCCACAGGGGCTGGCGTAGGTGCTGGTCCCTTTCACAGTCAGAGTACGGAGGCTTGGTTTTTTCATGTGCCCGGTTTAAAAATTATATATCCTTCTTCGCCTATCGAAGCAAAAGGATTATTGGCTGCTGCCATCAATGATCCAAATCCTGTGATGTTTTTTGAGCACAAACATTTATATAGATTGCCAGAATTAGAAGAGAATGTTCCTGATGAATATTATACATTGCCCATAGGAAAAGCACGTACGGTAAGAGATGGAAATGACGTAACTATTATATGTTATGGAGCAGCGGTGCATTGGGCGAAACAAAGCGTCGAAAAATTGGGAATCGATGCGGAGATAATTGACTTAAGAACCCTGATGCCTTGGGATCAAGAAGCAGTGGAAGCAGCGGTATTGAAAACAGGAAAATGTATAATATATCATGAAGATACTTTTACGGGCGGAATAGGAGCAGAGATTGCGGCACATGTATCACAAATTTGTTTCGAGCATTTGGATGCACCTGTTATAAGAGTTGGAAGTTTGGACTCACCTGTTCCCTTAGCCAAACATTTGGAAGAGCAGTTTCTCCCGCAACAAAGATTTGAAGTGGCGTTGAAGAAGTTGATGGAGTATTAA
- a CDS encoding GldM family protein → MKFILLFLCVTTVELFDINAQIKTENLQDAVIALDKLDVLYSPFENPLSVSVSGPLQKDIIFKGSEGVKFEKLRNGHYMVQVYPIPPNEKVTITTFVKGIPRGKKTFRVEKTPKRISMFGNIQSGKITVAEVLLQQNIHYGFWPNFAFNYSYSVTKYTIIYNTKIKNDNGEYSIRTNSFAEYGSVITLRIKEALLKVKSGDKINIIGIQAMGSGKSGLWSGFQKFIWQLSDIIIVSVLKRFFAGSPLRMTYYMY, encoded by the coding sequence ATGAAATTTATTTTGCTTTTTTTATGTGTAACTACAGTGGAATTATTTGATATCAATGCACAAATAAAAACAGAGAATTTACAAGATGCTGTGATAGCACTTGATAAACTGGATGTACTATATTCTCCGTTCGAAAACCCATTATCTGTGTCAGTCTCAGGACCGTTACAAAAAGATATCATATTCAAAGGTTCTGAAGGTGTTAAATTTGAAAAGTTGAGAAATGGCCATTATATGGTTCAAGTTTATCCTATTCCTCCAAATGAAAAGGTAACTATTACAACATTTGTGAAAGGTATTCCGAGAGGTAAAAAGACATTTAGAGTTGAAAAAACTCCCAAACGGATATCCATGTTTGGAAATATACAAAGTGGTAAAATAACTGTAGCAGAGGTACTTTTGCAACAAAATATACATTATGGTTTTTGGCCAAACTTTGCTTTTAATTATTCCTATTCAGTTACTAAATATACAATAATATATAATACCAAAATAAAAAATGATAACGGTGAGTATTCTATTCGCACTAATTCATTTGCCGAATATGGCTCTGTAATTACTCTTCGAATTAAAGAAGCATTATTAAAAGTCAAATCTGGAGATAAAATAAATATAATAGGAATACAAGCTATGGGTTCAGGAAAATCAGGGTTATGGAGCGGCTTCCAAAAATTCATTTGGCAGTTGAGTGATATTATTATTGTCTCCGTGCTCAAAAGATTCTTTGCGGGAAGCCCGCTCAGAATGACGTACTATATGTATTAA
- a CDS encoding redoxin domain-containing protein has product MKKLLYFSFLLFSLQLKAQYVDPNSGPSHILRNGYHMEFKVDGFKGKKVYLCSIYGERIQPVDSAENHNGAFKFERKKKLSSGQYRVYLDTIDFFDIVFNQEDMEMHTHMDSLISAMKVLKSNENYCFYLYLKRTLPVDEMIGMISQYSDSSEQWKGETVEKLLVEKNVYTRELIFSCNRTLASRIIRSYITPTPSTYDMSERVKYNSRTEFLRVHFFDNIDFTDTLLLYTESVYNSVRYYMEYLMEKKDDSDYIITADYIMGMVGKNPQMYKYVLDLMVGQFENSRRDVPYAYISEKYLLGEGCSEGDARYQTVSEKIKTIKKTVLGAIAPDLELPNAKNNMIKLSEVKSPWLLVFFWSTHCKYCKRSVAELTSLYKTYNPKGFDIYAVNVDSSKQEWLNTLGIINNKWYHTWSPGKYNDAIKDYDVFVTPKMLLLDENKKIIYKPRNTAELKELLDTYLGGKTK; this is encoded by the coding sequence ATGAAAAAATTATTATACTTTTCTTTTTTATTATTTTCCTTGCAACTCAAAGCCCAATATGTTGACCCCAATTCCGGACCTTCCCACATACTGCGGAACGGCTACCACATGGAGTTTAAGGTAGATGGGTTCAAGGGCAAAAAAGTGTATTTGTGCAGCATTTATGGCGAACGTATTCAACCTGTTGACAGTGCTGAGAACCACAACGGAGCCTTCAAATTTGAGCGGAAAAAAAAACTTTCAAGCGGGCAATATCGCGTTTATTTGGACACGATCGATTTTTTCGATATCGTTTTTAACCAAGAAGATATGGAAATGCATACCCACATGGATTCTTTGATTAGTGCAATGAAAGTGCTAAAGTCGAACGAGAATTATTGCTTTTACTTATACTTGAAACGCACTTTGCCAGTGGATGAAATGATTGGAATGATAAGCCAATATAGCGACTCCAGCGAGCAGTGGAAAGGCGAAACGGTAGAAAAATTGTTGGTGGAGAAGAATGTATATACCCGAGAATTGATTTTCTCTTGCAACCGAACCTTGGCTTCTCGTATCATTCGCTCCTATATAACACCCACACCTTCCACCTACGATATGTCCGAACGGGTAAAATATAATAGCCGTACAGAATTTTTGAGAGTCCACTTTTTCGACAATATTGATTTTACAGATACCCTATTGTTGTATACTGAATCTGTATATAATTCGGTGAGATATTATATGGAATATTTGATGGAGAAAAAAGATGATTCAGATTATATAATAACAGCCGATTATATAATGGGCATGGTGGGCAAAAATCCACAAATGTATAAGTATGTGCTCGACCTCATGGTGGGGCAATTTGAAAACTCAAGACGTGATGTACCTTATGCTTATATCAGCGAAAAATATTTATTGGGCGAGGGGTGCAGCGAGGGAGATGCAAGATACCAAACAGTTTCTGAAAAAATAAAGACCATTAAGAAAACAGTTCTTGGTGCTATTGCTCCTGACTTAGAATTGCCCAATGCAAAAAACAATATGATAAAACTGAGTGAAGTAAAATCACCTTGGTTGCTTGTTTTCTTTTGGAGCACCCATTGCAAATACTGCAAAAGGTCGGTTGCTGAACTCACTTCATTATATAAAACATATAATCCAAAAGGGTTCGACATATATGCCGTGAATGTAGATTCTAGCAAACAAGAATGGCTCAATACTTTGGGTATTATCAATAACAAATGGTATCATACATGGTCACCAGGAAAGTATAATGATGCTATTAAGGATTATGATGTATTTGTTACGCCAAAAATGTTATTATTGGACGAAAACAAAAAGATTATATATAAGCCACGCAACACCGCCGAATTGAAGGAGTTATTGGATACTTATTTGGGTGGGAAGACGAAGTGA